CGCTTCCAGATCCCAACTCGCAGCTTCTGCCAACGGAATCGGGCTCAAAGTTTTATAACCGTGAATAACATCAAAACCAATAATCAACGGAATTCCCAAACGAGTTTCTTCAACCGCAATTTTCTGTACCGCACGAACTTCTTTCACACCACGAACCGTCAGCATTGATCCAACCCAGCCTTTTCGTAAATGTTCGTATTTCAACTCTGCAGTTCCGCCTTTTGGAGCCGGTCCCGTCACATCCCAAAATCCGTTGTATTGATTCATTTGCCCCACTTTTTCCTCCAAAGTCATCAATGGCAAAAGAAGATCAATACGTTCTTCAATGGTTTTATTTTTATCCAAATACGGTTTTTTCTGTGCATTCATATTTCCAACAGTAAACAGGGCAAAAATCCCAATTGTTATTACTTTTTTAGTTTTCATTGGTTAGATAGTTTCTTTTTAAAAGCACTAAGATTCTCAGTCACTAAGATCCTAAGTTTCATATTTTGGGCGTGTCCCTCCGGGTCGGGCTATCCGCTACAAGTCCTCGCACTTCCTTCGTCAGGCTGTGGGCTATCCGCTTCTATCCCTCACACAAACAGATTAACAAGAATCTTTTATTTTCAAAATAAACACCAGATATCCACAATCTTGTCATTGCGAGAAACGAAGCAACCGCATTTACAAAATCAAATTTGTATCTAATTATTATTGAGTTTGCTTCGTTTCTCGCAGTGACAAACTTTGAGCGTTAAATCTTGTGTCTCACTTTGCGTGACTTCGACTTCGCTCAGCCTGACATAAATTGACAAAAAAAAATAGCGTCAATACGTTTAAATCCGTACAACCCGTGGGCAATTATTTTATCCAGAAATAAAACAAGAAGCCGGCAAATTAGCCTTATTAAACAAATCTGACTGAATTGTATTTCCCCACGCAAAACGAACTTTTACAGGATTTGGAACTTTTTTACTCGTCAAAATCACTTCATTATTTTTTATCAAAGTTTCTGCAGGATAAAAAATCCCATCGGCTCCAGCCACTTCAAATTGATTTGCTTTTTTATCCTTAAAATGCAATCCGTCGGCAAAGTCAAAAGAAACGATTGCTTTATTTTTATCCACTTTAAAAGTTTTAAAAAGTGGTCCGTTTACCAGATTAGAATTCGTCTTATAAATATCGGCTAAAGCCAAATTTGCTAAACGAATTCCAACTGATTTTTTGTTTTTTGGATGAATATCGATAGTATCCGAAATATCACTTGTCAGAACCATTCCGGTCTTTGGAACTTCTTTCAGGATTTTTCTTTGAGAATCTCTTACAATAACATTTGAGAAATTATTACTGCCTGTTTTAAATGGCGCAATCTGAACGAAATAAAAAGGAAATTCGTCTTGCCAAGCCTTTCTCCAGGAAGTAATTAAAGCCGATAATGTTTTATCATAAACCAATGACCCAACATTCGATTCTCCCTGATACCAGAGTGTTCCTGCAATTTTAAATCCAACAAAAGGATAAATCATTGCATTATAAGCGCGCCCGGGTTGACGCGGACCGTATTCTTGTTCGTTAAGTTTTTTGGCGTTTTCTAATAAAACAGGATCATTCTGAACCACTTCTTCCAGCATCCAGATTTCAGCAGGCGTTCCTCCCCAATTGGAAGAAATTAATCCGATTGGAACATTTTTTAAATCTTCTTGTAAACGTTTGGCAAAAAAATAACCAATAGCGCTGAAGTATTTCATGGTTTCAGGAGTCGATTCTGTCCAGTTTCCTAATAGATTATTTTGCGGAGTTGTAGCGGTTAATTTCGGAACTGTAAAAAATCGAATATTAGGATTCGTAGCGTTTTTCATTTCTTCCTCGCCATTATCGATTCCCCAACTTACTGACATTTCCATATTCGATTGTCCGGAACAAACCCAAACTTCACCAATCAGAATATTTTTAAGAACAACTTCATTATATCCTTTTATAGAAATTGTGTAAGGTCCTCCTGCTTCGGGCGTTTTTATATGAAG
Above is a genomic segment from uncultured Flavobacterium sp. containing:
- a CDS encoding sialate O-acetylesterase; translated protein: MKNNIFKFVFILMISSTMMANVSLPNIFGDNMVLQRNSEVKIWGWANPKEEIKLVSSWNNQEYKVVANNQAQWELHIKTPEAGGPYTISIKGYNEVVLKNILIGEVWVCSGQSNMEMSVSWGIDNGEEEMKNATNPNIRFFTVPKLTATTPQNNLLGNWTESTPETMKYFSAIGYFFAKRLQEDLKNVPIGLISSNWGGTPAEIWMLEEVVQNDPVLLENAKKLNEQEYGPRQPGRAYNAMIYPFVGFKIAGTLWYQGESNVGSLVYDKTLSALITSWRKAWQDEFPFYFVQIAPFKTGSNNFSNVIVRDSQRKILKEVPKTGMVLTSDISDTIDIHPKNKKSVGIRLANLALADIYKTNSNLVNGPLFKTFKVDKNKAIVSFDFADGLHFKDKKANQFEVAGADGIFYPAETLIKNNEVILTSKKVPNPVKVRFAWGNTIQSDLFNKANLPASCFISG